A window from Zingiber officinale cultivar Zhangliang chromosome 7A, Zo_v1.1, whole genome shotgun sequence encodes these proteins:
- the LOC122001164 gene encoding acetylornithine aminotransferase, chloroplastic/mitochondrial-like, with the protein MMHSLQTLYMSYTYTQVNPLFAFKSDKGRRFTFRAAVPKVSSCLISDKQQKVEANPLSRESEKVIEIERNVFVGTYARAPVVFKSGKGCKLYDVDGKEYLDMTAGIAVNSLGHGDPDWLNAVVEQANTLTHVSNVYYSLPQVTLGKRLVECSFADRVFFTNSGTEANEAAIKFSRKFQRHSHPDKKNPATEFISFSNSFHGRTMGALALTSKEHYRIPFEPVMPGVTFLEYGNIKEAQKAIQPGKTAAVFVEPIQGEGGIHSATKDFLQLLRTMCDDAGALLVFDEVQCGLGRTGHLWAHEAFGVTPDIMTLAKPLAGGLPIGVALTTEKVAAAINTGDHGSTFAGGPLVCHAALAVLDKIQNPVFLASVSRKGLYLKELLLEKLGDNSHVKEVRGFGLIVGIELDAQASPLVDACRDAGLLVLTAGKGNVVRLVPPLVISERELEHAVDVLTACLPSLDGNSSSPS; encoded by the exons ATGATGCATTCTCTTCAAACTCTGTACATGTCTTACACTTATACTCAAGTCAATCCACTTTTCGCGTTTAAGTCTGATAAAGGAAGGAGATTCACATTCCGAGCTGCAGTTCCAAAAGTCTCCTCATGTCTTATTTCGGACAAACAACAGAAGGTGGAGGCAAACCCTTTGTCGAGGGAGAGTGAGAAAGTGATAGAGATAGAAAGGAATGTATTTGTTGGAACCTATGCTCGAGCTCCTGTTGTGTTTAAGAGTGGAAAGGGATGCAAGCTTTATGATGTGGATGGGAAGGAGTACCTGGACATGACGGCTGGTATTGCGGTgaactcacttgggcatggtgaTCCAGATTGGTTAAATGCTGTGGTTGAGCAGGCTAACACTCTTACCCATGTCAGTAATGTATACTATTCATTGCCTCAG GTAACTCTTGGAAAGCGCCTTGTTGAGTGCTCTTTTGCTGATCGTGTTTTCTTTACAAATTCTGGAACAGAAGCAAACGAAGCAGCTATAAAATTCTCTAGGAAGTTTCAGAGACATTCACATCCTGACAAAAAAAATCCTGCCACTGAGTTCATTTCTTTCAGCAACAGTTTCCATGGAAGGACAATGGGTGCTCTTGCCCTGACAAGTAAAGAACACTACAGGATTCCCTTTGAACCTGTCATGCCTGGGGTAACATTCCTAGAATATGGGAATATTAAAGAGGCTCAAAAAGCAATTCAACCTGGCAAAACAGCAGCGGTCTTTGTGGAACCAATTCAGGGTGAAGGTGGAATACACAGTGCCACAAAAGACTTCCTACAGCTCCTACGAACTATGTGTGATGATGCTGGAGCACTGTTGGTATTTGATGAG GTCCAGTGTGGGTTGGGCCGAACTGGTCATCTCTGGGCCCATGAAGCTTTCGGTGTGACACCTGATATAATGACCCTCGCCAAGCCCCTCGCCGGAGGTCTACCAATTGGAGTTGCCCTCACCACTGAAAAGGTTGCAGCAGCCATAAACACTGGAGACCACGGGAGCACTTTCGCTGGAGGCCCGCTTGTTTGTCACGCTGCCCTTGCAGTGTTGGATAAAATCCAGAACCCTGTGTTTTTGGCCAGTGTAAGCCGGAAAGGACTCTACCTGAAAGAATTGCTGCTGGAGAAGCTGGGAGATAACTCTCACGTGAAAGAAGTACGTGGATTTGGGCTTATTGTCGGAATTGAGCTGGATGCCCAAGCTTCACCTCTTGTTGATGCCTGTCGAGATGCTGGCCTTTTGGTGCTGACGGCGGGTAAGGGGAATGTGGTTCGGCTTGTGCCCCCATTGGTTATATCAGAGCGGGAATTGGAGCACGCTGTTGACGTTCTAACAGCATGCTTGCCCTCTCTAGATGGTAATAGTAGTAGTCCTAGTTAA